From Xylocopilactobacillus apis, a single genomic window includes:
- a CDS encoding WxL protein peptidoglycan domain-containing protein produces MKKVKSFPLFLIIALVFVVNFSSVNADITNVSVTPQIDSGDTDKFEMVVKPGEKRTLTIAFTNFGSAVERLTIQPTNAQTDATGNFVYNEVIKKGTDGLQAAFADMTSKKTITLQPQQSKTETLTVSTPNDRFDGVIYGGLNIYSVNADGGHLNGESTPIPVIITQTNENVPGNGKVTGIEAQAISYQPNIVINLVNNKPGEARNVSYNLMIQRKGMFSFLGFNGRKVPVYQSDLTIAPNSTLPIPVNFKQQPLKAGEYMVTGSFTVNGKTHKVNETYKLSKSDVEKVNKQSKGLIYDKTWIFVLVIIGLIILIGIVIFLIVRQIRYNRREENNRLVAESDKILKSEQTQESKSSSKSTPPQYGQSNVQNNQRGTNQNPYQGQAPNSYQNSGQMPYNQPLNYQNPYPNNGNFQQNNSMAPNQRQNQPINNQSIPNYNNPSPSMGQNANQGQFSNGRPQQVNPNYGNPQNQGQPPVYGSYPNQQAGMVQPNTSQNNFRPNQSGPNNFVQPVNGNNVNPLPNQYYGQTPNNLNSQQMNNNSLNGQGPGLTQNQNFGNQPKPNSTNNSEESSNQQDSDWDQISLDDLMKKH; encoded by the coding sequence TTGAAAAAGGTTAAAAGTTTTCCTCTATTTTTAATAATAGCGTTAGTCTTTGTAGTTAACTTTAGCTCAGTAAATGCTGACATTACTAATGTATCAGTAACACCACAAATTGATTCTGGTGATACAGATAAATTTGAAATGGTTGTAAAACCGGGTGAGAAACGAACCCTGACAATTGCATTTACAAATTTTGGGTCAGCTGTTGAGAGATTGACGATTCAGCCTACTAACGCGCAAACAGACGCAACGGGTAATTTTGTCTATAATGAGGTTATAAAAAAGGGGACTGATGGTCTTCAGGCAGCATTTGCTGATATGACATCAAAAAAGACAATAACATTACAGCCGCAACAGTCAAAGACTGAGACTTTAACAGTAAGTACTCCTAATGATCGTTTTGATGGAGTCATTTATGGCGGCCTAAATATTTATAGTGTTAATGCTGACGGAGGACATTTAAACGGGGAAAGTACGCCGATTCCAGTTATTATTACCCAAACGAATGAAAATGTTCCAGGTAACGGTAAAGTTACAGGAATTGAGGCACAGGCAATCTCATATCAGCCCAATATTGTTATTAATTTAGTTAATAATAAACCTGGTGAGGCTCGAAATGTTTCTTATAATTTGATGATCCAGCGAAAAGGGATGTTCAGCTTTCTAGGGTTTAATGGAAGAAAAGTACCTGTTTATCAGTCCGATTTAACCATCGCTCCTAATTCGACACTACCAATTCCGGTTAATTTTAAGCAGCAGCCGTTAAAAGCAGGAGAATATATGGTAACGGGCAGTTTTACCGTTAATGGTAAAACTCATAAAGTTAATGAGACGTATAAACTTAGTAAATCTGATGTTGAAAAAGTTAATAAGCAGTCTAAAGGCTTGATTTATGATAAAACTTGGATTTTTGTACTTGTTATTATTGGCTTAATTATTTTAATTGGAATTGTAATTTTCTTAATTGTTAGACAAATTCGTTATAATAGAAGAGAAGAAAATAATCGCTTGGTTGCTGAATCTGATAAGATTTTGAAATCTGAACAAACTCAAGAGTCAAAAAGCAGTTCTAAATCTACACCTCCTCAATACGGACAGAGTAATGTTCAAAACAATCAGCGGGGGACTAATCAAAATCCTTATCAAGGACAGGCACCAAATTCATATCAGAATTCGGGACAAATGCCATACAATCAGCCATTAAATTATCAAAATCCTTATCCGAATAATGGGAATTTTCAACAAAATAATTCAATGGCTCCAAATCAAAGGCAAAATCAACCAATTAATAATCAGTCAATTCCAAATTATAATAATCCGTCTCCTTCAATGGGTCAAAACGCTAATCAAGGACAATTTTCTAATGGTCGTCCGCAACAGGTTAATCCAAATTATGGCAACCCGCAAAATCAAGGACAGCCTCCGGTTTACGGATCTTATCCAAATCAGCAGGCAGGAATGGTTCAGCCTAATACTTCACAAAATAATTTTAGACCTAATCAAAGTGGACCAAATAATTTTGTTCAGCCGGTTAATGGGAACAATGTAAATCCATTGCCAAATCAATATTATGGTCAAACGCCTAATAATCTAAATTCTCAACAGATGAATAATAATAGTTTAAATGGACAAGGGCCTGGTTTAACACAAAATCAAAACTTTGGGAATCAACCGAAGCCCAATTCAACAAATAATAGTGAAGAGTCTAGTAATCAGCAAGATTCTGACTGGGATCAAATTTCATTGGATGATCTTATGAAAAAGCACTAA
- a CDS encoding ABC transporter permease has product MKLSKSDFDFASGKKSFIQTFSSNKTNLSYNQDVLRRFKKNKVAIASLVVIIFITVVSFVSIWLNPTNPNHQNVSYAYLPPKIGSGKIPGFTGKVGSSDLYALSHVPKSTYFVMGTDYLGRDLFSRILAGTRLSLLIALISTAVDLLIGVSYGVISGYLGGKADLIMQRLIEIISSIPSLVVVILMLLVFKPGLISIIIAIAYSSWFTMARLTRAATLKIKNQDFILAAKNLGVSKVRIAFKHILPNISSTIIIQTMFTIPSAIFFEAFLSYIGIGIPAPNASLGTLLSDGQQAFHYLPYQLFFPALMICIIMISFNLLGDGLRDALDPEIEE; this is encoded by the coding sequence ATGAAACTATCTAAAAGCGACTTTGACTTTGCATCAGGCAAAAAAAGCTTTATACAGACCTTTTCTTCCAACAAAACAAATCTTTCATACAATCAGGACGTTCTTAGGCGCTTCAAAAAAAATAAGGTCGCAATAGCTTCCTTAGTGGTTATTATTTTTATTACGGTGGTTTCATTTGTTTCTATCTGGCTTAATCCGACTAATCCTAACCACCAGAATGTATCTTATGCTTATCTTCCACCCAAAATTGGTTCAGGTAAAATTCCTGGATTTACAGGTAAAGTCGGGAGTAGTGATCTATACGCTCTTTCCCACGTTCCAAAATCAACATATTTTGTGATGGGAACAGATTACTTGGGAAGAGATTTATTCTCTCGAATCTTAGCTGGGACCAGACTTTCTTTACTTATTGCATTAATTTCAACAGCAGTGGATTTATTAATTGGCGTAAGCTATGGAGTTATCTCAGGTTATCTCGGAGGCAAAGCTGACCTAATTATGCAGAGATTAATAGAAATTATCTCTTCAATTCCCAGTCTAGTCGTTGTGATCTTAATGCTGCTTGTTTTCAAGCCGGGCTTAATATCAATTATTATTGCGATTGCCTATAGCAGCTGGTTTACAATGGCTCGTTTGACAAGAGCTGCAACTTTAAAAATTAAAAATCAAGACTTTATCTTGGCAGCTAAAAATTTAGGAGTTAGTAAGGTAAGAATTGCTTTTAAACATATTCTGCCAAACATTTCTTCAACCATTATAATTCAGACTATGTTTACAATTCCTTCTGCTATTTTCTTTGAAGCATTTTTAAGCTACATTGGAATTGGAATTCCTGCTCCAAACGCAAGTCTTGGAACGTTGCTTTCTGATGGGCAGCAGGCTTTTCACTATCTGCCATACCAATTATTTTTCCCTGCTTTAATGATCTGCATCATTATGATTTCTTTCAATCTTTTAGGCGATGGATTAAGAGATGCACTTGATCCCGAAATCGAGGAATAA
- a CDS encoding ABC transporter substrate-binding protein, which yields MKKEKQILSLLCLASLLTLFLTGCASKAKATGNEPKGSEVLIGVNIELSGTAASYGQATLKGINYAVEKINESGGVKLNGDKKKIKLITKDDTSNNYQTAMAASNLASSAKVSAIVGPCVSASFAAALPKATEAAVPTVAPAGTADTLTLKKDGSVQPDAYRACYTDSYQGVILAHYAYQNLKADTVAILGDKTSDYSAGLIKAFKGAYKGKIVDTQYYQAGDKDFNATITKLKSENFKALFVPGYYNEAGLIIKQARQAGIKAAILGPDGFSDDTLFKLAGKENVTDVYYTNHFDAMAPANDRVKPFINSYKKKFGEEPSGFTALGYDAVYMIKAAMEKEQSVNSIKVAKGLASLTNFEGVTGTMTMDKNHNPKKDVIVVKFNHGVKVSAAAVR from the coding sequence TTGAAAAAAGAAAAACAAATATTAAGTCTACTTTGTTTGGCTTCATTATTAACCCTTTTTTTAACCGGGTGTGCCTCGAAAGCTAAGGCAACAGGAAACGAGCCGAAGGGTTCGGAAGTACTAATTGGAGTAAATATTGAGCTTAGTGGAACGGCGGCATCATATGGTCAGGCGACTTTGAAAGGGATTAACTATGCTGTTGAAAAAATTAATGAGAGTGGTGGAGTAAAGCTTAATGGTGATAAAAAGAAAATCAAACTTATTACCAAAGATGACACCAGTAATAATTATCAAACGGCAATGGCAGCTTCAAATCTTGCTTCTAGTGCTAAAGTTTCAGCAATTGTTGGTCCTTGTGTTTCTGCCAGCTTTGCAGCGGCGCTGCCGAAAGCTACAGAAGCAGCGGTTCCAACGGTAGCACCAGCTGGGACAGCGGATACCCTAACGCTTAAAAAAGACGGAAGTGTTCAGCCGGATGCGTATAGAGCTTGTTATACTGATAGTTATCAAGGAGTAATTCTTGCGCACTATGCATATCAGAATTTGAAGGCTGACACGGTTGCAATTTTGGGAGATAAAACTTCTGATTACTCAGCTGGATTAATTAAGGCTTTCAAAGGTGCATATAAAGGTAAAATTGTTGATACACAATACTATCAAGCGGGGGATAAAGATTTCAATGCAACGATTACTAAGTTGAAAAGTGAAAACTTTAAAGCATTATTTGTCCCAGGATATTACAACGAAGCAGGTTTAATTATTAAACAAGCCCGTCAAGCAGGAATTAAGGCCGCAATTTTAGGGCCGGATGGTTTTTCAGATGATACCTTATTTAAGTTAGCTGGAAAAGAAAACGTGACTGACGTTTATTATACAAATCATTTCGATGCCATGGCGCCGGCAAATGACCGCGTAAAACCTTTTATTAATTCATATAAAAAGAAATTTGGCGAAGAACCATCTGGTTTTACAGCACTTGGATATGATGCTGTTTATATGATTAAAGCAGCAATGGAAAAAGAACAGTCAGTCAATTCTATTAAGGTAGCAAAAGGATTGGCCAGCTTAACTAATTTTGAAGGGGTCACCGGAACGATGACCATGGATAAAAATCATAATCCAAAAAAGGATGTGATTGTTGTTAAATTTAATCATGGAGTTAAAGTATCTGCTGCCGCAGTACGATAG
- a CDS encoding branched-chain amino acid ABC transporter permease: MKRNVRDQLIWLAIAVGGWLLIDLLTLVGIINPFILTIITMIEINVILAVSLNLILGISGQFSLGHAGFMAIGAYSSAIIAEKVDNFGGFLIGILIGIAISGLIALIEGIPTLRLRGDYLAIATLGVSEIIRITINNLEITNGPKGIFNIPQQSNWSIVYIFAAAITIIIVNIVHSKTGRAILSVRDNEIAAESIGLNTTKYKVIAFVIGAAAASVAGSLYATYLQSITPGNFSFMQSISTLIMVVLGGVGSITGSILAAVVLGFVDVILQNYGALRMVLYSLLLIIFMLFRPSGFLGSWEFSVKRLFSAKDKSQKETK, encoded by the coding sequence ATGAAGAGAAATGTAAGAGATCAGCTTATATGGTTAGCAATTGCAGTTGGTGGCTGGCTATTAATTGATTTACTGACTTTAGTCGGAATCATTAATCCCTTTATCCTAACGATTATTACAATGATTGAAATTAACGTTATTTTAGCCGTTAGTTTAAATTTAATTTTAGGTATTTCAGGACAATTTTCTTTGGGTCATGCTGGATTTATGGCGATCGGGGCCTATTCTTCAGCGATCATCGCAGAAAAAGTTGATAATTTTGGTGGCTTCTTAATCGGAATTTTGATTGGAATTGCCATTTCTGGTTTAATCGCGTTAATCGAAGGAATTCCGACGTTGCGATTAAGAGGTGATTACTTAGCAATTGCAACGCTTGGAGTTTCTGAAATCATCCGAATAACCATCAACAATTTAGAAATTACAAATGGACCAAAAGGAATTTTTAATATTCCTCAACAATCAAACTGGTCGATTGTTTATATCTTTGCAGCAGCTATAACAATTATTATTGTTAATATTGTTCATAGTAAAACTGGTCGGGCAATTCTATCTGTACGGGACAATGAAATTGCAGCAGAATCAATTGGATTAAATACAACTAAATATAAAGTTATCGCCTTTGTTATTGGAGCCGCAGCTGCCAGTGTGGCAGGGAGCCTTTATGCAACATACCTTCAAAGCATCACTCCTGGTAACTTCTCGTTTATGCAGTCAATTTCAACTTTAATTATGGTTGTTCTTGGAGGAGTCGGAAGTATTACGGGTTCAATTTTGGCAGCAGTGGTTTTAGGATTTGTTGATGTTATTCTTCAAAATTATGGAGCGCTAAGAATGGTTCTGTACTCATTGTTGTTAATAATTTTTATGCTGTTTCGTCCTTCGGGATTTCTTGGAAGTTGGGAATTCTCAGTTAAACGTCTTTTTTCCGCTAAAGATAAATCGCAAAAGGAGACCAAATAA
- a CDS encoding CBS and ACT domain-containing protein, whose product MAVIDYMTKDLITVSLDEHINEALDMMKSNHINQIPVLKDGKLAGLITREDIAAALPSSSTSLSVYEINYLISKAMISDVMEKDVATISSDAQLEDAVKIMLDRNINVVVVEDNNEVKGIVTKNDVFDAFLQIAGYDLKNSSFIRVKVAEDAKGVIAKIGEILANNGFTILNLVVIRHSVDRVIELHVEGKDLLKLNKDLTEAGFDLE is encoded by the coding sequence ATGGCTGTTATTGATTACATGACTAAGGATTTGATTACGGTTTCTTTAGATGAACATATAAATGAAGCTTTAGATATGATGAAAAGTAATCACATCAATCAAATTCCAGTACTTAAAGATGGTAAATTAGCGGGATTGATTACAAGAGAAGATATTGCAGCTGCCTTGCCTTCATCGTCTACTAGTCTTAGTGTTTATGAAATAAATTATTTAATTAGCAAAGCAATGATCTCAGATGTCATGGAAAAAGATGTAGCAACTATTTCTTCAGATGCTCAATTAGAAGATGCTGTTAAAATTATGCTCGATCGTAACATTAATGTCGTTGTAGTAGAAGATAATAATGAAGTAAAAGGAATTGTGACAAAAAATGATGTATTTGATGCTTTCCTTCAAATTGCCGGTTATGATTTGAAGAATAGCTCTTTTATTCGAGTGAAAGTTGCAGAAGATGCCAAGGGAGTTATCGCAAAGATTGGCGAAATTTTGGCTAATAATGGTTTTACAATTCTAAATTTGGTTGTGATTAGGCATTCTGTCGATCGGGTTATTGAGCTTCATGTCGAAGGAAAAGATCTTTTAAAACTTAATAAAGATTTGACTGAAGCAGGTTTTGATCTTGAATAA
- a CDS encoding ABC transporter ATP-binding protein produces the protein MELLQVEHLTKNFGGLTAVSDVSLKVDDNELIALIGPNGAGKTTIFNLLTGVSVPTSGTVKLKVNDNLESLNGKPVHTIADLGMARTFQNIRLFNNLTVLDNVMVGMTSKTKENMLSEVFRTPSFYQTEDSMYEAAMKLLKLFKMEDSADQLASNLAYGEQRRLEIARALATKPKLLFLDEPAAGMNPNETADLTNTIKMIQEEFKIAIVLIEHDMSLVMGLAKRIYVLEYGKLIAEGTPSEIQNNEEVIRAYLGGDDNDLA, from the coding sequence ATGGAATTATTACAAGTTGAGCATTTGACGAAAAACTTTGGTGGATTAACAGCAGTTAGTGATGTATCTCTAAAAGTAGATGATAATGAATTAATTGCTTTAATTGGACCAAACGGCGCAGGGAAAACCACAATCTTTAATTTATTAACCGGCGTAAGCGTTCCAACCAGTGGAACCGTAAAATTAAAGGTGAATGACAATCTTGAGTCATTAAATGGTAAACCTGTTCATACAATAGCAGATCTTGGAATGGCCAGAACTTTTCAGAATATTAGACTTTTTAATAATCTAACAGTTTTGGATAACGTGATGGTTGGAATGACCAGTAAAACAAAGGAAAATATGTTGAGTGAAGTTTTCCGTACACCTAGCTTTTATCAAACAGAAGATTCAATGTATGAAGCAGCGATGAAATTATTAAAGCTATTTAAAATGGAAGATAGTGCTGATCAGCTGGCAAGCAATTTAGCTTATGGGGAGCAAAGGCGTTTGGAAATAGCACGCGCATTAGCCACAAAACCCAAATTACTGTTTTTAGATGAACCAGCAGCCGGAATGAATCCAAACGAAACAGCAGATTTAACCAATACTATTAAAATGATTCAAGAAGAGTTTAAAATTGCAATTGTTTTAATCGAACATGATATGAGCTTAGTAATGGGATTAGCAAAAAGAATTTATGTCTTGGAATACGGAAAGTTAATTGCTGAAGGGACTCCGAGTGAAATTCAAAATAATGAAGAAGTAATTCGCGCTTATCTAGGAGGTGACGATAATGACCTTGCTTGA
- a CDS encoding ABC transporter ATP-binding protein — protein sequence MTLLDVSDLNVSYGAIKAVTGISFHVDEGEIVSLIGANGAGKSTTLLTISGLIKPESGTISFSGEQLPRDPSKIVSAGISQVPEGRHIFPGLTVLENLQMGAFLRHDRDEIRSDYDRVFDHFPVLKQRRNQDAATLSGGEQQMLAMGRAMMARPKLMLLDEPSMGLAPLFIKEIFRIIKQIKEEGTTVLLIEQNARTALAIADRGYVLETGNITMSGTGKELLNDPAVKKAYLGG from the coding sequence ATGACCTTGCTTGATGTTTCAGATTTAAATGTTTCTTATGGAGCAATTAAGGCCGTTACGGGAATTAGTTTTCACGTTGATGAAGGTGAAATTGTAAGTTTAATCGGCGCAAACGGTGCTGGAAAATCTACGACTTTATTGACAATTTCCGGCCTAATTAAACCAGAGTCAGGAACAATAAGTTTCTCCGGCGAGCAATTACCCAGAGATCCTTCGAAAATTGTATCTGCTGGAATTTCTCAAGTCCCTGAAGGCAGGCATATTTTTCCAGGCTTAACGGTGCTTGAAAATCTTCAGATGGGTGCATTTCTTCGCCATGATCGTGATGAAATTCGATCTGATTATGACAGAGTTTTTGACCATTTTCCGGTTTTAAAACAACGTCGAAATCAAGATGCAGCAACATTATCAGGTGGGGAACAGCAAATGTTGGCAATGGGAAGAGCAATGATGGCTCGTCCAAAATTAATGCTTCTCGATGAACCTTCAATGGGTTTAGCACCACTTTTTATCAAAGAAATCTTTCGGATTATTAAGCAAATAAAAGAAGAAGGCACGACAGTTTTATTAATTGAACAAAATGCTCGTACTGCTTTAGCAATTGCCGATCGAGGATATGTTTTAGAAACAGGAAATATCACGATGTCTGGTACAGGAAAAGAATTACTGAATGATCCAGCAGTTAAAAAGGCGTATTTAGGAGGATAA
- the opp3b gene encoding oligopeptide ABC transporter permease has protein sequence MVKYIFKRIGYMIITMYIIITITFFLLKLMPGSPYANADKLTASQVHILNQQFGLNDPIWLQYFKYLVNVFHGNFGTSFQFSDQPVSQLIFSRLGPTMQLTFQALIIGTFIGIILGTISAIHRKTWIDTTATFFAILGRSVPNFVFAVILQFFLADKWHLLPAALWNGFSYSILPTLALAMAPLANTARFMRSEMVEILHSDYIELAKAKGDSSWELIKNHALRNSMVPIITVTGPMIVDLMTGSMVVENIFSVPGIGEQFVKSITTNDYPTIMGLTILYSSILIFVTFIIDILYVFIDPRISLETGENYETI, from the coding sequence ATGGTTAAGTATATTTTTAAAAGAATCGGATATATGATTATCACAATGTATATCATTATTACGATTACTTTCTTTTTACTAAAATTAATGCCCGGCTCTCCTTATGCCAATGCAGACAAGTTAACAGCAAGTCAAGTGCACATCCTTAACCAGCAATTTGGTCTAAATGACCCGATTTGGCTTCAATATTTTAAATATCTGGTTAATGTCTTTCACGGAAATTTCGGTACCAGCTTTCAATTTAGTGATCAGCCGGTTTCTCAATTAATATTCTCTAGATTGGGGCCAACGATGCAGTTGACCTTTCAAGCTTTAATTATCGGAACATTTATTGGCATTATTTTAGGTACAATTTCAGCAATTCATCGCAAGACTTGGATTGATACAACTGCAACTTTTTTTGCAATCCTTGGTCGTTCAGTTCCAAACTTTGTATTTGCCGTTATTCTTCAATTTTTTCTTGCCGACAAATGGCATCTTTTACCGGCTGCTTTGTGGAATGGTTTTAGTTACAGCATCCTGCCTACTTTGGCTCTAGCAATGGCACCTCTTGCAAATACTGCCCGCTTTATGCGATCCGAAATGGTTGAAATTCTCCACAGTGACTACATTGAGCTCGCAAAAGCCAAAGGCGACAGTTCATGGGAACTTATTAAAAATCATGCCTTGCGTAATTCGATGGTGCCAATTATTACCGTTACAGGTCCGATGATTGTTGATTTAATGACCGGATCAATGGTTGTTGAAAATATTTTTTCAGTTCCAGGAATCGGCGAACAATTTGTCAAATCAATTACTACTAATGACTACCCCACGATTATGGGATTAACGATTCTTTATTCTTCGATTCTTATATTTGTCACCTTTATTATTGATATATTGTATGTGTTTATCGATCCTCGAATTTCTTTAGAAACGGGAGAAAACTATGAAACTATCTAA
- a CDS encoding branched-chain amino acid ABC transporter permease, producing MQVITQQIFNGIFLGSIYALLALGYTMVYGIIGLINFAHGDVYMIGAFIGYFMITNLHLNFWITLVFTMAACALIGMLIEFLAYRPLRHHGAPKITALITAIGVSFLLENGMTFLFGGDSRSFPQAIKLVTYQIGFLRVTNIQILIFVVAVVLMIALQFIVQKTKMGRAMRAVSVDTDAASIVGIKVDQTISFTFAIGSALAGAAGVLIGLYYNSIDPLMGMTPGIKAFIAAVVGGIGVIPGAAIGGWLIGLIETLTYSIGISSWKDAVVYVALILVLLVRPTGLFGKKEGEKV from the coding sequence ATGCAGGTAATTACACAACAAATATTTAATGGAATCTTTTTGGGTAGTATTTATGCCCTCTTAGCTCTAGGTTACACGATGGTTTATGGAATCATTGGTTTAATCAATTTCGCTCATGGTGATGTTTATATGATTGGTGCTTTTATTGGTTATTTTATGATTACTAATTTGCACCTAAATTTTTGGATCACTTTAGTCTTTACAATGGCAGCATGTGCCTTAATCGGGATGCTAATTGAATTTTTAGCATATCGTCCCTTAAGACACCACGGTGCACCTAAAATTACTGCTTTAATTACAGCGATCGGGGTCTCTTTTCTATTAGAAAATGGAATGACTTTTCTCTTTGGAGGAGATTCACGTTCTTTTCCCCAAGCAATTAAATTAGTGACGTATCAAATTGGATTTTTAAGAGTTACTAATATTCAAATTCTGATTTTTGTCGTTGCGGTTGTCTTAATGATTGCATTACAATTTATTGTTCAAAAGACAAAAATGGGACGCGCAATGCGAGCAGTATCAGTTGATACGGATGCAGCTAGTATTGTAGGAATTAAGGTAGATCAAACGATCTCATTTACTTTTGCAATTGGTTCAGCATTAGCTGGAGCAGCAGGTGTATTAATTGGTCTTTACTATAATTCAATTGATCCTTTAATGGGAATGACTCCCGGAATTAAAGCCTTTATCGCAGCAGTTGTCGGAGGAATCGGAGTAATTCCAGGAGCTGCAATTGGCGGTTGGCTGATTGGTTTGATTGAAACATTAACTTATTCAATTGGAATTTCTTCATGGAAAGATGCAGTAGTATATGTAGCTTTAATTCTAGTTCTGTTAGTTCGTCCAACAGGATTGTTTGGTAAAAAAGAAGGGGAGAAAGTTTAA
- a CDS encoding ABC transporter substrate-binding protein yields the protein MKKMKQISVLVMLLSLSIFFLVGCAAKPQTIGNEPKGSEISIGVNLELSGNAAAYGQAALKGINYASDQINHDGGIKIKGKRMKIKLVTKDNTSNNYQTAMANSNLASSVKVSAIIGPCVSANVAAGLPKATESAVPVLTSQGTSDKLTLQRNGEVQPDAFRACYTDSYQGVILAHYADNVLKANTVAILGDKTSDYSVGLIKAFKSAYKGKIVDTQYYQAGDKDFNATITKLKGEKFKALFVPGYYNEAGLIIKQARQAGIKAAILGPDGFSDDTLFKLAGKENSTNIYYTNHFDPMVPNDRVKPFIKDYKKKFKEEPSGFTALGYDAVYMIKTAIENEQSANSKKVALGLANLKDFKGVTGTMTMDKNHNPKKDVIVVKFNHGVKVSATAVK from the coding sequence ATGAAAAAAATGAAACAAATTTCCGTTCTAGTTATGTTACTTTCTTTATCTATCTTTTTTTTAGTTGGTTGTGCTGCAAAGCCTCAAACAATTGGTAATGAGCCTAAAGGTTCTGAAATATCAATTGGTGTAAATCTGGAACTTAGTGGAAATGCTGCTGCCTATGGGCAAGCAGCGCTTAAGGGAATTAATTATGCAAGTGATCAAATTAATCACGATGGAGGCATTAAAATTAAGGGAAAAAGAATGAAAATTAAACTAGTTACGAAAGATAACACTAGTAATAATTATCAAACAGCAATGGCAAATTCAAATCTTGCCTCTAGCGTGAAGGTATCTGCAATTATTGGACCGTGTGTTTCTGCTAATGTGGCAGCAGGTCTTCCTAAAGCAACTGAATCAGCAGTTCCAGTGTTAACTTCACAAGGAACTTCTGATAAATTAACCCTTCAAAGAAACGGTGAAGTTCAGCCAGATGCTTTTCGAGCTTGTTACACAGATAGTTATCAAGGAGTAATTCTTGCTCACTATGCTGATAATGTTTTAAAAGCTAACACAGTTGCAATATTAGGAGATAAAACTTCTGATTATTCAGTTGGACTAATAAAAGCATTTAAGAGTGCATATAAAGGAAAGATTGTTGATACTCAGTATTATCAGGCAGGAGATAAGGATTTTAATGCAACGATTACAAAGTTAAAAGGTGAGAAGTTTAAAGCCCTTTTTGTTCCTGGTTATTATAATGAAGCCGGGTTAATTATTAAACAAGCACGTCAAGCCGGAATTAAAGCTGCGATCCTTGGACCAGACGGCTTTTCTGATGATACATTGTTTAAATTAGCTGGTAAGGAAAATTCAACAAATATTTACTATACAAATCATTTTGATCCAATGGTACCTAATGATCGGGTAAAACCTTTCATTAAAGATTATAAGAAGAAATTTAAAGAAGAGCCATCAGGCTTTACAGCTCTTGGATATGATGCTGTTTATATGATTAAAACTGCGATTGAAAATGAACAGTCAGCTAATTCCAAGAAAGTAGCCCTTGGTCTTGCTAATCTTAAGGATTTTAAAGGTGTGACGGGAACAATGACGATGGATAAAAATCATAATCCAAAAAAAGATGTAATCGTTGTTAAATTTAACCACGGAGTCAAAGTTTCAGCGACGGCGGTTAAGTAA